From the Azospirillaceae bacterium genome, the window GTGACGCCGTCCACCAGACGGGCCACCTCGCCCCCGAACAGCCGCTCGATCTCGGACAGCGGCGTGCCGGTGTCCTCGACGACGTCGTGGAGCAGGGCCGTGATGATGGACGCCCCATCCAGCTTCATGCTGGTGAGGATGCCGGCAACCTCGAGTGGATGAGCAAAATAGGGGTCGCCCGAGGCGCGCGTCTGCGTCCCGTGCGCCTTCATGGCGAACACGTAGGCGCGGTTCAGCGCGTCCTCGTCGACCGTCGGGTCGTACGCCTTGACCCGCTCGACCAACTCGTATTGCCGGATCATGACCGGCCTCGCTTGGCTTGAAGTCCGCGCAATGTGCGGAGTGCTAATGGTCCGCGCGGTGCGCGGAGGATCACTCCAGGTCGCCGAAATCGTCCCCGGCAGCCCCCACCAACTCGTCGTCACCCACCGGATCGTCCTCGCCGAAGCCACCGGCGTCGACCTCCGCCTCGTCGGCGGTCTGGGCACCCCATGCCTGCTCGCCGGCCATCAGCTCGGCGATTTCGTCCGTCGGCTCGGGCTCGTCGGACTCCACCATCTTCTGGTGCCCCTTGATCAGGCCGTCCCGGAGGGCGTCGAGCACGACCGTCTCGTCCGCGATTTCGCGCAGGGCGACAACCGGATTCTTGTCGTTGTCGCGCTCGATCGTGAGCGTGGCGCCGGAGGCGAGTTCGCGCGCGCGGTGTGCGGCCATCATGACCAGCTCAAACCGGTTCGGGATCTTCTGTACGCAATCTTCGACGGTAACGCGCGCCATACCCGGGCTTCTCCACAATACAATTCAATACAGTAATAGTATCGGATCGCGTCCGACGGGCGCAAGTGCGGTGCGGCAGCGGACGCATGCGACACGTGCATGCCGGCTGGCGCCCCCTCCCGTCAGCATCCCCCCCGCCCGCCGGTGTCAGCCCGCCGGCCCGGGGTCGGGCTCGATGCCCTGACCGGGCGGCAGCCGGGCAATGAGCGCGTCGACATCGAGGCCGAGGACCGGATGCCGCCACGCGGGCGCCACGTCACGCAAAGGATACAGCACGAACGCACGATCCTGCATGCGGGGATGGGGCAGCACCGGCCCAACCGTTCCCTCCAGCACCCGCCCGTCGTAATCGACCAGATCGAGGTCCAGCACACGCGCCTCGTTGCGGTGGATGCGCATCCGGCCGAATGCCGCCTCGATCCCGTGCAGGCGGGCGAGCAGCCCGCCCGGATCCAACCCGGTCTCCAGCACAACCACCCCGTTCACGAACCAGGGCTGATCGGAGACCGGCACCGGCGCGGTCCTGTACCAGCGGGAGCGGGCGACCACGCGCCCGGCGCCCTCGGCTTCCAGGGCACGCACCGCCGCTTCGCAGACGGCCAGGGGGGTCGGGTGCGCGGAAGAGGGGAGATTCGAGCCGATGGCGACGAGAATCATGAGTGGACAGGCCTTCGACAACGCACTTGAGGGACGGAAGGGTCTGGCATAGGGTCCAACGTCCCGCACAGAAAAATAAAATTCTGCACACTGGAAACTTTGCCACACGGACTGCGGGCATCCGGATCCGGCGTTTCATTTACGGGGATTGCAAATGCTTTTCTACAAGGAAGAACGCATTGCCTTGTTCATCGATGGTTCGAACCTCTACAACACCGCCAAGGCGCTAGGCTTCGACATCGACTACAAGCGCCTTTTGGAAATGGTGGCCGGCCGAGGGCGCCTGCTGCGGGCCTTCTACTACACGACGCTGGTCGAGGATCAGGAATACTCCCCGCTCCGCCCGCTGGTGGATTGGCTGGACTACAACGGCTATACGCTGGTGACCAAGCCCGCCAAGGAATTCACCGACGCCGCGGGCCGGCGGCGCGTCAAGGGCAGCATGGATGTGGAGCTGGCCGTCGACATGCTGGAGATGTCCGACCACATCGACCACGCCGTCCTGTTCTCCGGCGACGGCGACTTCGTCCGACTGGTCGAAGCGGTGCAGCGCAAGGGCGTCCGCGTGAGCGTCGTCAGCAGCCTGCGAACCCAGCCGGCCATGGTCGCCGACGATCTGCGGCGGCGGGCGGACCAGTTTGTCGAGTTGCAGGACCTGGCCGGGCAGATCGCCCGCACCCATTCGCAACGGGACGGAAACCTGGGCGGCTACGGCGACTGATCCGCGTTCCGGGGCGGAGGCTGCGCCCGGAACGCCGACAAGCCGGCGGCGGTTCGGACGCCCGTGGTCAACCAGCACAGGGCGCCGAACCCCCAGGCGAACCAGGCGAACCAATCGGGCAGCAGGCAGATCAGAACGAACAGGGCGATCGTTTCCGTGCCCTCGGTCAGACCGCCGATGTAGTACAGGGACTTGCGGCCGCGGATCGACGTGTCCAGGCCGCGCTTGGCCGCGAAGACGGCGTAGGCGAGGAAGCTGGAGCCGGTTCCGACGAAGCTGAACACCAGGAAGGCCGCCGGCAAGGCCGCCTCGGGCCGCCCGACGGCGAAGAAAAAGGCGACGCCGCTGTAGAAGACGAAATCGCAAACGATGTCGAGGAAGCCGCCGGCATCCGTCGGCGCCCCCCGCCGGGCAACCGCACCGTCAAGGCCGTCCAAAATCCGGTTCGCCAGGATCAGGCCCAGGGCGGCCCCATAGGCCTGGAACGCCAGGGCAACCCAAGCGACCGTACCGACCAGGAATCCGGCCGCCGTGACGTAATCCGGTCGGACGCCCCGAGCGGCCAGGATGGTCCCGATCCGGTCGAGTGGCGGATCGACCACACGGCGGAGCCGGGCATCCAGCATTCGGGGCGCCCGGTTCTAGCGTTCGTGCGGCAGGCCCGCGGAATTGTGCCGGTCGGTGTCGTACACGCCCGGCAGGTCGGGCATCACCTCTTCGACCGGAGCCGCGAACTCGTACGCGCGACGCGCCGACCAATAGCTGTAGAGACTGACCGGAATGGTGAACAGGTAGGCCAGGCCGAGAGCCGCCAGCGTCGGCCATGGCGCGGTGGTCATTGCCATCCCGACCACGCCAATGCCCAGCAGCACCGGCGCCACCGCCCACTGCGGCACCCGCACCTTCTTGAACGAATAGGTCGGAATCCGGCTGATCAAGAGGAAGGCGATCGTCACCGTCCATGCGGCGACGAACAACGGCCTGTCGAGCCAACCCTCGCCCAACTCGAAACTCCCGACCATCGGAAGAAGCACCAACCCCGCCCCGGCCGGGGCCGGAACACCGGTGAAAAAGCTCTTCGCATAGGCGGGGGGTTCGATGTCCAGGGCGCTGTTGAAGCGTGCAAGCCGCAACGCCATGCACACGGCGAAAATGAGCGCGGCCCCCCATCCGAGATTGCCGGCCCCCGCCATGACCCAGAGATACAAGACCACCGCGGGTGCCACGCCGAAGCTGATCACGTCGGACAGGCTGTCCAGTTCCGCTCCGAACCGGGACTGGGCATTCAGAAGGCGGGCAATGCGGCCGTCGAGGGAGTCCAGAATCGCCGCCACGACGATGGAGATCACCGCGGGCCGCCACTCCCCGTTCAGGCCGAACCGCATGGCGGTGAGCCCCGCGCACAGCGCCAGCACCGTCAGCGCGTTCGGCAACAGATGGTTCGGCGTGAACGTGCGCAGCCGCGGCTTCGTCAACCGCAGCCGACGGGGCCGGCGGCGCAACGCCAGCGGCCGGTTCATCAACGCACCTCGCCCTGGCGCGGCGCCTCGGAACCATGGAGGTCGGCCAGCACCGTTTCGCCCGCGACGGCACGCTGGCCGACGGCGACCAGGGGCGCCACCCCGTCCGGCAGGTAGACGTCGCAGCGGCTGCCGAAGCGGATCAGGCCGTACCGTTCCCCGCCGCGCACCGCCGCCCCTTCCTTCGCCCAGCACAGGATCCGCCGCGCCACCAGGCCGGCGATCTGCACGACGGCGACGGCGCGGCCGTCGTTCGCGCGGATCAGGGCGGACATGCGTTCGTTCTCGTCGCTCGCCTTGTCGAGCGCCGCATTCACGAACAGGCCGGGCCGGTAGGCCAAGCGCTCGACGACCCCGTCAACGGGCATGCGGTTCACATGCACGTCGAAAACATTGAGGAAAACGCTGATGCGGGTCAGCGGCTTGTCGCCCAGCCCGAGTTCGGGCGGCGGTACGGCCGTGGCGATCAGCTGAACCACCCCGTCGGCAGGACTGACGACAAGACCGGGCTTGGTCGGTGTGATCCGGTCCGGATCACGGAAGAAGAAGGCGCACCAGGCGGTCAGCATGAAGCCGACCCATCCCAGCGGCTGCG encodes:
- a CDS encoding NYN domain-containing protein, which codes for MLFYKEERIALFIDGSNLYNTAKALGFDIDYKRLLEMVAGRGRLLRAFYYTTLVEDQEYSPLRPLVDWLDYNGYTLVTKPAKEFTDAAGRRRVKGSMDVELAVDMLEMSDHIDHAVLFSGDGDFVRLVEAVQRKGVRVSVVSSLRTQPAMVADDLRRRADQFVELQDLAGQIARTHSQRDGNLGGYGD
- the rpoZ gene encoding DNA-directed RNA polymerase subunit omega, which produces MARVTVEDCVQKIPNRFELVMMAAHRARELASGATLTIERDNDKNPVVALREIADETVVLDALRDGLIKGHQKMVESDEPEPTDEIAELMAGEQAWGAQTADEAEVDAGGFGEDDPVGDDELVGAAGDDFGDLE
- the folK gene encoding 2-amino-4-hydroxy-6-hydroxymethyldihydropteridine diphosphokinase — its product is MILVAIGSNLPSSAHPTPLAVCEAAVRALEAEGAGRVVARSRWYRTAPVPVSDQPWFVNGVVVLETGLDPGGLLARLHGIEAAFGRMRIHRNEARVLDLDLVDYDGRVLEGTVGPVLPHPRMQDRAFVLYPLRDVAPAWRHPVLGLDVDALIARLPPGQGIEPDPGPAG
- a CDS encoding phosphatidylserine decarboxylase; amino-acid sequence: MTYQTHASQTLLDTIRSTIPPIHREGWPFIAGFAVVSALLALVAQPLGWVGFMLTAWCAFFFRDPDRITPTKPGLVVSPADGVVQLIATAVPPPELGLGDKPLTRISVFLNVFDVHVNRMPVDGVVERLAYRPGLFVNAALDKASDENERMSALIRANDGRAVAVVQIAGLVARRILCWAKEGAAVRGGERYGLIRFGSRCDVYLPDGVAPLVAVGQRAVAGETVLADLHGSEAPRQGEVR
- the pssA gene encoding CDP-diacylglycerol--serine O-phosphatidyltransferase yields the protein MNRPLALRRRPRRLRLTKPRLRTFTPNHLLPNALTVLALCAGLTAMRFGLNGEWRPAVISIVVAAILDSLDGRIARLLNAQSRFGAELDSLSDVISFGVAPAVVLYLWVMAGAGNLGWGAALIFAVCMALRLARFNSALDIEPPAYAKSFFTGVPAPAGAGLVLLPMVGSFELGEGWLDRPLFVAAWTVTIAFLLISRIPTYSFKKVRVPQWAVAPVLLGIGVVGMAMTTAPWPTLAALGLAYLFTIPVSLYSYWSARRAYEFAAPVEEVMPDLPGVYDTDRHNSAGLPHER
- a CDS encoding CDP-alcohol phosphatidyltransferase family protein, whose amino-acid sequence is MLDARLRRVVDPPLDRIGTILAARGVRPDYVTAAGFLVGTVAWVALAFQAYGAALGLILANRILDGLDGAVARRGAPTDAGGFLDIVCDFVFYSGVAFFFAVGRPEAALPAAFLVFSFVGTGSSFLAYAVFAAKRGLDTSIRGRKSLYYIGGLTEGTETIALFVLICLLPDWFAWFAWGFGALCWLTTGVRTAAGLSAFRAQPPPRNADQSP